One part of the [Pantoea] beijingensis genome encodes these proteins:
- a CDS encoding aminotransferase class I/II-fold pyridoxal phosphate-dependent enzyme has product MKIILSQRVQRVSLSANAAARQLTQRLQAEGVDILDLTTGEPDFDTPDHIKQAAWHAIQEGDTKYTPTSGTARLRKAVQQKLARENQLTCDIDQIVVANGAKQVIFNAFAATLNERDEVLIPTPYWPTFPDSVKFNGGEPVLLPCPLEQAYKLRPAQLEAAIGPQTRWLVLNNPGNPSGAVYDVGELNALAEILRQYPQVMILLDELYEHVLFDGRQHVSLLNVAPELRDRTLLVGGVSKTYAMTGWRIGYGVGPTALVQAMTVVQSQNSSGASSVSQAAAVAAFNGGLAFLPPQREAYQQRRDSLVEVLSGIDGLKVLPPAGAFFVFCHCGDLIGRIRPDGQRLESEEDVLNYLLESGVSGVAGSAYGLSPYFRLSIATDIESVKEAGRRIRQACEQLTAV; this is encoded by the coding sequence ATGAAGATCATTCTGTCGCAGCGTGTTCAGCGCGTTTCCCTTTCTGCGAATGCTGCCGCACGTCAACTCACTCAGCGGCTTCAGGCGGAAGGCGTGGATATTTTGGATCTCACCACCGGTGAGCCCGATTTTGACACGCCGGACCACATAAAGCAGGCGGCCTGGCATGCTATTCAGGAAGGCGATACGAAATATACGCCGACGTCCGGGACGGCCAGGCTGCGCAAAGCGGTACAACAAAAACTGGCACGCGAGAATCAGCTGACATGCGATATTGACCAGATCGTGGTCGCTAACGGTGCCAAGCAGGTCATCTTTAATGCCTTTGCCGCGACCCTCAATGAGAGGGATGAGGTGCTGATCCCGACGCCGTACTGGCCAACTTTCCCCGATAGCGTGAAGTTTAACGGCGGCGAACCCGTGCTGCTGCCATGTCCGTTGGAGCAGGCATATAAATTGCGGCCTGCTCAGCTTGAGGCGGCTATTGGCCCGCAAACGCGCTGGCTGGTGCTGAATAATCCGGGCAACCCCAGCGGGGCGGTCTACGACGTTGGCGAGTTAAACGCGTTGGCTGAGATATTACGCCAGTATCCACAGGTGATGATTCTGTTGGATGAGCTGTATGAACATGTACTGTTTGACGGCCGTCAGCATGTCAGTTTACTGAATGTGGCACCTGAACTACGCGATCGAACGTTGTTGGTGGGCGGCGTTTCCAAAACCTATGCGATGACGGGCTGGCGTATTGGCTACGGTGTTGGACCTACAGCGTTGGTACAGGCAATGACGGTGGTGCAATCGCAAAACAGCTCCGGTGCCAGTTCGGTTAGTCAGGCCGCCGCCGTCGCCGCTTTTAATGGCGGGCTGGCGTTTCTGCCCCCACAGCGTGAGGCTTACCAGCAGCGTCGTGATAGCCTGGTTGAAGTGCTGAGCGGCATCGACGGACTGAAGGTCTTGCCACCGGCAGGGGCATTTTTCGTTTTCTGCCACTGCGGTGATTTGATCGGGCGAATCCGCCCGGATGGGCAGCGGCTGGAAAGTGAAGAGGATGTGCTTAATTATCTACTGGAGAGTGGCGTATCCGGTGTAGCGGGCAGCGCTTATGGCCTTTCTCCCTATTTCCGGTTATCAATTGCGACCGATATTGAAAGCGTAAAAGAGGCCGGGCGGCGTATCCGGCAGGCTTGCGAGCAGCTGACGGCAGTATAA
- a CDS encoding phosphodiesterase yields the protein MNNTFVLAQISDLHIKANGRLSYQKVDTLSALKACVAHLNALTPAPDALAITGDLTDFGNADEYAEVRQVLDTLTLPWFAIPGNHDARPAFRDAFSDQRWLPQQGEFLQWCVDDFPVRLIGLDSTVAEKPWGELCGQRLEWLRSQLANQPEKPTIVMLHHHPFISGIDHMDRQNLRDTESFKQVLASAPQVIRVLCGHVHRYMVTQLGNTVVCSAPGTSHQVAPDFTPDGPAHFMMEPAGLLLHRWQQENGVTTHYCPIGTFDGPWPFYDSNGLID from the coding sequence TTGAATAACACATTTGTCCTCGCTCAAATTAGCGACCTTCACATTAAGGCGAATGGCCGGCTTTCCTACCAGAAGGTGGATACGCTGAGTGCACTTAAAGCCTGTGTCGCTCATTTGAACGCGCTGACGCCGGCGCCTGATGCACTGGCAATCACCGGTGACCTTACCGATTTCGGCAATGCCGATGAGTATGCCGAGGTTCGCCAGGTACTGGATACCTTAACGCTTCCCTGGTTCGCCATCCCCGGTAATCATGATGCGCGTCCGGCCTTTCGCGATGCATTTTCCGACCAGCGCTGGCTTCCGCAGCAGGGCGAGTTTCTACAATGGTGCGTTGATGATTTTCCGGTACGGCTGATTGGGCTGGACTCGACAGTGGCGGAAAAACCGTGGGGGGAGCTGTGCGGCCAACGACTGGAGTGGCTGCGTTCGCAGCTGGCAAACCAGCCTGAAAAGCCGACGATCGTGATGCTGCATCACCATCCTTTTATCAGCGGGATCGATCATATGGATCGGCAAAATCTACGCGATACGGAATCATTTAAGCAGGTTCTGGCATCCGCGCCGCAGGTCATACGCGTACTCTGCGGCCATGTGCATCGCTATATGGTCACACAGTTGGGAAATACGGTGGTTTGCAGCGCACCCGGTACGTCGCACCAGGTTGCCCCTGATTTTACACCGGACGGGCCGGCGCACTTTATGATGGAACCCGCGGGTCTGCTGCTGCACCGCTGGCAGCAGGAAAACGGCGTCACCACTCATTACTGCCCGATAGGCACCTTCGACGGGCCCTGGCCATTCTATGACAGCAATGGCCTGATCGACTAA